The window ccaaacaaaatacaaaaatactggTGAACGTGATAAAGCTTTACCGGATGAAAATATGTGGGATTGTCACACGTTTAAAGCCTATCTTAGGTAAgcatagatatttttatgttcttcagtaataacacaattttcttAGCATAATTATTGGCGTACTTAAaaattctatttaatatttgaagaCAGATCGGGAAATATGAATTATGGGACACCAAGATCTATCCCGGGATAAAACAGTGCTTAATAGGAGCAATGCTAGCATGTCAAGAAACAATGGACAAAAGACAGAACAGCTTTGAGTTATATGGAGCTGATTTCATGTTGACTGATGACTTCACGCCGTGGCTCATAGAAATCAACTCCAGTCCGGATCTCGCGCCCACCACGTCAGTAACAGCGCGATTATGTCCTCAGTGTCTAGAAGATGTCATAAAAGGTTTGTAGTATTTACCAGTAATTTTGTTAAAGTGTAATTTTTCTAAAGCGTTACTTTTGCTAAGTTAATTGATTTTTCTATCCACAGTTGTTCTCGACCGACGATATAACCCCGAAGCTGACACAGGGACTTTCGAATTAGCCTATAGGCAACAGGTGCCAAAAGCGCCAGCCTATCTCGGACTGTCACTGTGCATCAATGGCAAACGAGTTATGAAGAAAACCAAAGAGAGAAAACACCATATAAACACTAATGTAGCTCCTATTCTGGCTCCTCGGGTGCCTTCCGGCGACGCTTTAACAGAACAAGATCAACCTGTACCAGCGGAGTACAACGGCCCGATCATCACAGACTTCCTTAGTTGGCTGAACCCTTACGACGCTTTGCCGACAAACAAGGATGGTATCGTACTAGGGCCTGAAGATTCCCTCACGGTACGACAAGCCATCACTGTAGTCAAATCCAGTATCACGTTAAAAAGCGGTCCAAAAAAGCGTAAAACGTCTGGACTTTCTTCTAGGACTCACAGAGGAAGACGAGAAAGAAATGCAGATTGTAAACGACGAATCGTGCCCCACTCGTGCTGTCGACCTGATGACGGTCAAACCGCTAGTCAGACTAGTAAATACCGGACTGAGTCGGCGAGCAAAGCTGAGAAGACGAAGGTCGACAGATCGGTCGGTAATAAACGCTGTTATATAGATCCCCTCGAATGGGAGCGGGAAACCGCTAGTATACTCCGGTCCACGATATCTGTTCAAAACAAAGTAGTGAACAGACTCGAGCCGATAATACCCGGTCGACAGACCAAGTCCAGTGTAGTTAGTACGCATCGCAAATCTGTAGAAACTGCCAACCGTCGTAACAGCCTTGATGATTCTGACTCTATAAAGAAATTAAGCGCTATAGGTAGGAGTATTTGCAAATTACAGGATGaagataaaaacaaacagaaatcTATAACGTTCTCAAAGAGCTGCACTTCTATATACGCACCATACAGAGTTGTCGTCACGCCTTTAAATGACAAACCGTCAGACTCTGTTgttaagagaaaaaaataatataattgttcaaAACTGTGTTCAACGTTACATTAATAATAACTGTTCAATATTTAGATAGTATATGTACTACGTATATGTAAAACATATAAGACTACGTTATGTCGAATTTTCACGTTTGAAATTGttgaaattacaatatttttcgctCTCAATTGTTGGCGTCTTCAAATTCTatggataaaatatataatattggtAAATGATGTTTGCTATTTTACTTACAGATATCGGAATCGTATTGGATCCTTTTCCTGTCCTCCTCCCAACTTACTAAAACTacgaaaagaaaaaacaaactgTCACCAACTGTCAAGTCACAATGTGAACGTACCTTGTCAAATTACTTGTGAGTtgtacaaaatgtaattataataaatacctacaatataataagtacctaaaaATGAGTAACTAAATTACTGTAAGAAAAATGTCTCCATTGAGCAAGAAGGTAAATTACTTACATTATCGGTTGATACCCGGTAATCAACATTATAAGTAGATAATTGCATAATTTGCCATCGCCTATGTAAGTATACCTTGAATATCCTATTAATTCTCGAAAACTGAGTAGCAACGACTAAATGCAGCAGGTACCTAGAAGACACACAAGATGTTCTTTTTTGTCTTTCAAGCAGTATCTAAGTTTTAGTTATTGCTAACTTAACATCAAATGGTGCGTTATCAGTGGCGTAAAAGGGTTTCAATATAAACTTCAATCTAGCTAACGCAAGCAGAAGGCATAATTACCTAAGTTATGGCTATACCATGACGGTTTCTATCAATTCCATCTTTATTTCTTCTACTTGTAGGACAGACAATACCTAAATAGGTTATTAAAACTCTCTACACTAGGTATCTCTTATTACGTGcctatataaaaaattataatgtgaTCCTAGCGTAGGTAaggctttttttttcttttagttattTTGTGTGACGTGACACTCAGTATTCAAGGGAATATAGATAAGCAATCTTGAATAATGAGTTCAATAAACAATGCCTGGAAAAAAAAAGAAGGTACACAGGAGAAAAAGTGCGAACAAGGTAACGTAACagaattaattcaataaagttatttgtttttacacAGCAACTAagtgtaaagatattttttatgctacAGCAAACCACTCGAACCACCGccaaaaatgaaaagaaaacgaCAGGAGAAGAAGATACTAACATAAATTCAGGAGTTTTACTCAATGAGACACAAGAACtaaataaagtacttacttatgcctaagtaacataataatatcaatagatCTTGAGAAAATGCCGTCTACTTGATAAAAAGATCGGAATGCAATAACATGCGCCATTGTTTTACAGAAACGGGATTCTTGGGACAAAGGCGGAGTGAAAAGAATATATTCCCCATTTAACAGGTTTGCAAATAATTCTACATGGGTGGCTAACCAGAATAAACGTGCAACAAGCATGGCCTACCAGAGTACTTATAAGTCGACAGGTTTATCACCTAAAGAAAAAAGTTACATTATATGTAGCTGCCAGACTAGATCAACACGATATCTAGTATTGAAAAATTTGGCTTCAAAAGCGATCGAAGatcgtaaaatatttaccaTTTATGGTTACTGTAATGCCGCGAGGAAAGCACTAACAGAAAGGGGATGGGTTGAAAAAATTCCTCCCAATCGTATgaatttatctaaaataaaaaatggcacGTTGAGTTCTAAGCCCGAAATACACACAGAACTAGAACGGTTGCTGCTCTCAAGTCTGGTCAACAAATATACACCAACCTTTATTTGGCACACAAAAGATGAAATTGCCGATACTTCTATTGATATGACCAACAAAGACTGTACGATCATAGAGAACAAGCTGAGAACAGATGCGTTGTGGACATCCAAACAAGGATTATGCGCATCTATGAAGAGGAACTACTGGTTCTATATTGAAGACGTTTCGGAGGTGACTGGCCCTCGCAGTTATAATACCGTTGACGCGGGTGAGATAGAGGACTTCGCGAAAGACTACAAAATAACAGCATGCACCAGTCTGCTTAAATGGGTAGTGTCTATGGTGGCAAACGATAGACCTGTGTTTGTCAAAGCAGGAAAAATATCTTTGAACATAATAGTATTTGCTTTGAACCGATGCAAAGAATAtctatttagaaaacaaaaccgTGATATTGACCGAAACTTAAACAACACCAGTCCGGGGCAATGGAATACGTTTTTGAAAAAGTATTATCGCATCATTGGAAAAGACGATGTCTTCGAATTAGATAAGGAGAACAAATTACCCCTTTATTTGGGTTACGCTAGATTTTTGCTTAAAGAAATGTACAGATATCGACCGCAATTGAGTTGTGAAGGTTGCTACAACATTTGGATTATAAAACCGGCACACAACTGTAGAGGTAGAGGTATAAGAATGGCTTCTAAATTAGCAGTTATTACTAACCTTTTGAATAAGGCTAATGCCAAATATGtcattcaaaaatacattgGTAAGTATAACGATTACTGCTTATCCAAGTGAttaaggtaggtaggtatatgttttatttgagcaaaatgtatttctttgcAGAGGAACCCTTACTAATCTATGAAACCAAATTCGATATCAGACAATATTACTTAGTAACGAGTACTTATCCTTTAGTAATATGGATGTACCAAGACTGCTATTTAAAGTTTAgctcacaaaaatataatttaatggaCTATCACGAGTCTATTCACTTGACGAATAACGCAGTCCAGAGAAAATATACTAATTGCACTCAAAGACACTGTGACTTACCGCAAAACAATATGTGGGATTctgataaatacaaaaaatatttgaataaaattggtAAAGACAAAGTGTGGGACAATGTTATATATCCAGGCATGAGGAAATCAATAATCGCCATCATGTTAAGTTGTCAAGACACGTTACCTGTTTGCAAGAACAGATTTGAACTTTACGGATGCGATTTTATTCTTGACAAAATGTATAAGCCGTGGCTCATAGAGATTAATTCCAGTCCTGACCTTAATCACACTACACCGGTTACTGCGAAAATTTGTCCAGCTGTTATATCTGATATTATAAAAGGTAAGCGTCTAAAAACAAACAGATTAGATACATTTTGGTAAAGGCCTTAACATTTTATTCCACAAGAGAAGAGTTTATTTTAGCAATAATACAGAGtagatactttttttttcagttgTTATCGATTATCCGCGTAATCGAAATTGTTCAACGGGTAAATTTGAATGTATATATCGACAGCCAATGACTATACCACGGTACGGACCCGCATCAGATCTGTACGTAAGAGGCTACTCTTTGCCGGATGATTATTTCTACTCGGGCACTATTGAACACCAAAAAACAATAGACGACGACAGTGTAGATATAGAAAAATCTTATAATTCCGAAGCCATACTAAAAAAGATTAAGCAGTATTATGATTTGGATACAATTATGGTACATCCGGAAGAATATGGCAGTGGATTTCTTCAAATGTGTGAGAATCAGAGTAGTTCTCGGGTGCATTCGGAACAGTCTGAGTATCAACTTAGTATAGCAGCGACAATAATAACAACACAGTTAGAAGAGCTCATGGACAAAATACCCTCGACCAGTGACATTGCAAAACCTAAACATCTATCTATATCTCAAGCTCAAAGTATTAAAAGTGAAACTGACGTTGAATCTATAATGAAGGAATGCATCAGTCGAATAGCGTCTATAGAAATTGTAAGTTTATTGGAAGATCCTCCATTAAAATCAAACTCTCTTCATGGCAGTTCAGTCGACGGAGAAAGAAGTTTGGTAAAACAATCGTCCCACAGTTTGAACTCTCCTCACATTGGCAAAATAGGCAAAGCAAATTTAATTGCAGCGCCACCCTTAaaagttaatgaaaataatgatagCGCATTgaacgttataaataaaaatcgcgAACAGTCGTACTTCTGCAAAGTACGCGATGACTTGACAGTCAAAAAGAGTCATACACATGAAACATGCAAACGCAATCAACATTCTTGTGATTTCACAAGCAGAGCAGATTCAATACAAGAACTGTCTCTGAACCATATGCAAGATGCCGAGCAATCTAACAACATCAATTCAACAAAAATACCACCTTTAGAGTGTTGGCATCTTAATCGAGGGCTTCgtagcaaagaaagtttgtcgCAAGGGTCGTCAAACAGATTCGCTCAAGTTTGTCATGAGGATGAAGAGAAAGGAGAATTGCTTGACGGTATAGTGAGAGGTATAACTAACACAGAGACGTTAGAACATAGACCTTCATACGGTTTCGGTCAATTGCGTTTTGGTCAATTAAATCATAAAGAATATAATCCTCCATCGACAAGCTTGAGACATTCTGATGATAACACAAGGGAAGGAGTaagtatacctacttactaaaaaaaacatttatcaatatGGCCAATTCGACATTTGACCATTGtgacaatataaattatttgttttttgtatccccaacccgcacctggccagcgtggtggactcaaggcctcttcctcgtttgggaggagatccttgcccagcagtgggacagtaatggattaaaaaatatatttgatggcTTTTTACAGATAGagtctacaaaatatttgaataagcGTCTGACGTCTTCCAACTATAGCAGTGtatcatcaaaaaatataatattggaaGCAACAGCGAAATTAGTTGATTTTATCAGTAAAAAGGAAAAAGAATATCTCTGCGACTGGAAACAGTGATATCCAATTAAACATCTATAAGTAGTAATGtcccaatgtttttttttctccagTGTCATAATCGGGATTAGAGTGTAGTTATCAaggattttacttttttattgtcacGGTCATAAGAGTAAATCTTGTCATATTTACATGTACCTAGTCTACGCGTACTAAGTCTATCTACTAGAGATTAATAAAGTCATTATCGTAATTGATTTCGTGGCGATATTTATATGGCATTATCGTATTTATGTATCAACGAAATAGGGTTCACGTTTTTGttttacctacatttaaaaatgctttgttaattataatactctgaCTTTCAGCAAAATAATGATATGGATGTAGATCAGAAGGTACCATGGATTTCGGTGGATATGCCCCAGCAGTTGAGCGAcctatttgatttataattgaGCCGAATAGTTTATTTGGCTGATGATGGGCAGCAAAAGTAGCAAGGTCGTCGTCCTcggtacttattattataatcaaagaTCGGATTCGTTTGTAATTGTAGGATAGTAGGTACTAATAAAAAGTGTTAacccattttatttatttcattttttccCCTGAAGAAAACCTTACTTAATTAGGAAACCAAATGCACTTCCTTTAGAAGCTTTTTATCTACTCGGTGCCTCAAGTCATGTTTaacacaaaaagtttttaattttttaattaaaattggtatTTATTTGGATTTTTTATTCACCTCTCTTTTAACCTGACGATGGGAAGAACTGTATCTTGAAATCAAAACTCCAAATTGGATAAAtgtacatataaaaattaaaagacgAGCATTGTGTAagaaatctatttattaaatgaataatgAGACGCTTACAATTAATTGTTGGATGAGTGTGAGTTAATTAACCAATAATTCCTATGTACATAATGCATTATGGCCGCATACGTACAATGCGTCCGTCAATGAGTTgcataattagattttattaattgcaCCAATCCATTTTAAAGCAGAAAAATCGAGTTATATGTTGAAGCTATTTCTAAACCGTACGTTACGGTCTCGATTCTAGAGTACTGCAATGCGGTGACCGTAGCACGGTTATGTAGTGCGTATCGCACCCTCAGTAATATAAAGGCACAATCCAAAATTATGGTAAACTGAGATTTGAAATCTTACAAGAAGCAGTAAGAGCGGGCGACGGGCGGAGGGAGTGTGAGAGAGACACAACTATAGTTGCCGAGTCATTATTGTTCTTTTTCTCTCTCTGTCAGCGCTAACCGGTAGATAATTTGACTTTGTGCCCTTAGCATTTCAAATCTCAGTTTACCATAATTTTGGATTGTGCCTTTATATTACTGAGGGTGCGGTATGTACCCTTATACTGATATTTTGTTCAAGAGAGTGGGAAGAACTCTTAAAATCTgtctattttacatacatagttaacaatttaatagtatttttgtaaCGTCCTAGCCAATGACTACAAATGAttcaaattttatacaaaattatatttaactatcaGATATCTAACTTTTCAGGTCttctatttatttcattgattaaTTGTGAATATAAATGGCAGTTAtcgaaaacataaataaaaatgtacggAAACTTATGTATCGGGTTTAATTTGCTCAGAATGATGtgtgaaatagaaaaaaaaaacaattctgcCTTATTGCACGTGTGATTAACTAACATTGAAAGTAAGGTGGTTATGAGTTTTAAAGAATAACTAAAACAAATCTACAGTAAccttacattttaaaacgtatGTACATTTACAAAagcttaattatatttcatctaaataaaataaatatacatagtttTGTCCTGACCCATTAactcaaatattaattgtttacttgACATGACAAGAGTATTACTAATGCTGCGAAAAATTTGGCTTATCAACATGCACTAGTTCATATTTACGAGGAATAAGCATTGACGAGCGCAGCCTATTCCCGATGTTGGTATCTGTACAATGCACTCGGACTACATCATTAATTTAACAATGTACATAAGGCTCCTCTGTGAAGTGTATCTAAATATTGGCAGCACTTAGATAGGATTCATCTTACAACTAGTAATTCACTTGTTGATAGTGTTTATAATTGAACATAATGAGATATGGTCAGACACCAGCGCAatgaaatatcaataataattatgtacatcaTAATTTTGGACGTTTTAGCGTTTGTACCAATGTGCACACTGCAGTATCTCTACtctgcaatataaaatattcaaactatCCAATATCACATTTCATGAATCAGTCGTTATCTACAATTTCTAGCTTGTGTAATATATATCGCAATGTACTTTACAAGTCGCAGTATTACTGTAAA of the Anticarsia gemmatalis isolate Benzon Research Colony breed Stoneville strain chromosome 3, ilAntGemm2 primary, whole genome shotgun sequence genome contains:
- the LOC142987244 gene encoding tubulin glycylase 3A-like isoform X4 is translated as MAVTMELEESASDSKLHKDSTLKKELRPSSAVSFSRSEHAPESSTSSEQLKQYKSWISAERWHELKKIADNAMRDRKVFMIKGGGFPAVRRALLERGWIEKYETSKVRLPPTNVDPKKLNGKELSKVERMILYKFMEHHSVDFLWTTKRDKYDWLLSNKDVVISRFCRSIFTTKEGLTTSLTQMHWYTEPGVAVTKFPRCYNIHNSDSLEEFIDDFRITACISVLKWLSITLQRHSEQTLVVSNGKVPFSAIEFAISRLNEYIVFLTHKDIDETEDQPHIWEHEWDQFLTHHYLLVHEKAKFLEEKNFNIRQLERRGAKVLGTMTKYWPQIDIDGVLNIWIVKPGNKCRGRGIQLMNNIKDIIGLINVPAQKTRYVVQKYIENPLVIYDTKFDIRQWFLITNCQPLTIWVYKDSYLRFSSQIFSLSNYHESVHLTNNAVQTKYKNTGERDKALPDENMWDCHTFKAYLRQIGKYELWDTKIYPGIKQCLIGAMLACQETMDKRQNSFELYGADFMLTDDFTPWLIEINSSPDLAPTTSVTARLCPQCLEDVIKVVLDRRYNPEADTGTFELAYRQQVPKAPAYLGLSLCINGKRVMKKTKERKHHINTNVAPILAPRVPSGDALTEQDQPVPAEYNGPIITDFLSWLNPYDALPTNKDGIVLGPEDSLTVRQAITVVKSSITLKSGPKKRKTSGLSSRTHRGRRERNADCKRRIVPHSCCRPDDGQTASQTSKYRTESASKAEKTKVDRSVGNKRCYIDPLEWERETASILRSTISVQNKVVNRLEPIIPGRQTKSSVVSTHRKSVETANRRNSLDDSDSIKKLSAIGRSICKLQDEDKNKQKSITFSKSCTSIYAPYRVVVTPLNDKPSDSVVKRKK
- the LOC142987244 gene encoding tubulin glycylase 3A-like isoform X5, which gives rise to MPGKKKKVHRRKSANKQTTRTTAKNEKKTTGEEDTNINSGVLLNETQELNKKRDSWDKGGVKRIYSPFNRFANNSTWVANQNKRATSMAYQSTYKSTGLSPKEKSYIICSCQTRSTRYLVLKNLASKAIEDRKIFTIYGYCNAARKALTERGWVEKIPPNRMNLSKIKNGTLSSKPEIHTELERLLLSSLVNKYTPTFIWHTKDEIADTSIDMTNKDCTIIENKLRTDALWTSKQGLCASMKRNYWFYIEDVSEVTGPRSYNTVDAGEIEDFAKDYKITACTSLLKWVVSMVANDRPVFVKAGKISLNIIVFALNRCKEYLFRKQNRDIDRNLNNTSPGQWNTFLKKYYRIIGKDDVFELDKENKLPLYLGYARFLLKEMYRYRPQLSCEGCYNIWIIKPAHNCRGRGIRMASKLAVITNLLNKANAKYVIQKYIEEPLLIYETKFDIRQYYLVTSTYPLVIWMYQDCYLKFSSQKYNLMDYHESIHLTNNAVQRKYTNCTQRHCDLPQNNMWDSDKYKKYLNKIGKDKVWDNVIYPGMRKSIIAIMLSCQDTLPVCKNRFELYGCDFILDKMYKPWLIEINSSPDLNHTTPVTAKICPAVISDIIKVVIDYPRNRNCSTGKFECIYRQPMTIPRYGPASDLYVRGYSLPDDYFYSGTIEHQKTIDDDSVDIEKSYNSEAILKKIKQYYDLDTIMVHPEEYGSGFLQMCENQSSSRVHSEQSEYQLSIAATIITTQLEELMDKIPSTSDIAKPKHLSISQAQSIKSETDVESIMKECISRIASIEIIESTKYLNKRLTSSNYSSVSSKNIILEATAKLVDFISKKEKEYLCDWKQ
- the LOC142987244 gene encoding uncharacterized protein LOC142987244 isoform X1 translates to MPGKKKKVHRRKSANKQTTRTTAKNEKKTTGEEDTNINSGVLLNETQELNKKRDSWDKGGVKRIYSPFNRFANNSTWVANQNKRATSMAYQSTYKSTGLSPKEKSYIICSCQTRSTRYLVLKNLASKAIEDRKIFTIYGYCNAARKALTERGWVEKIPPNRMNLSKIKNGTLSSKPEIHTELERLLLSSLVNKYTPTFIWHTKDEIADTSIDMTNKDCTIIENKLRTDALWTSKQGLCASMKRNYWFYIEDVSEVTGPRSYNTVDAGEIEDFAKDYKITACTSLLKWVVSMVANDRPVFVKAGKISLNIIVFALNRCKEYLFRKQNRDIDRNLNNTSPGQWNTFLKKYYRIIGKDDVFELDKENKLPLYLGYARFLLKEMYRYRPQLSCEGCYNIWIIKPAHNCRGRGIRMASKLAVITNLLNKANAKYVIQKYIEEPLLIYETKFDIRQYYLVTSTYPLVIWMYQDCYLKFSSQKYNLMDYHESIHLTNNAVQRKYTNCTQRHCDLPQNNMWDSDKYKKYLNKIGKDKVWDNVIYPGMRKSIIAIMLSCQDTLPVCKNRFELYGCDFILDKMYKPWLIEINSSPDLNHTTPVTAKICPAVISDIIKVVIDYPRNRNCSTGKFECIYRQPMTIPRYGPASDLYVRGYSLPDDYFYSGTIEHQKTIDDDSVDIEKSYNSEAILKKIKQYYDLDTIMVHPEEYGSGFLQMCENQSSSRVHSEQSEYQLSIAATIITTQLEELMDKIPSTSDIAKPKHLSISQAQSIKSETDVESIMKECISRIASIEIVSLLEDPPLKSNSLHGSSVDGERSLVKQSSHSLNSPHIGKIGKANLIAAPPLKVNENNDSALNVINKNREQSYFCKVRDDLTVKKSHTHETCKRNQHSCDFTSRADSIQELSLNHMQDAEQSNNINSTKIPPLECWHLNRGLRSKESLSQGSSNRFAQVCHEDEEKGELLDGIVRGITNTETLEHRPSYGFGQLRFGQLNHKEYNPPSTSLRHSDDNTREGIESTKYLNKRLTSSNYSSVSSKNIILEATAKLVDFISKKEKEYLCDWKQ
- the LOC142987244 gene encoding protein monoglycylase TTLL8-like isoform X2, which encodes MSPLSKKQTTRTTAKNEKKTTGEEDTNINSGVLLNETQELNKKRDSWDKGGVKRIYSPFNRFANNSTWVANQNKRATSMAYQSTYKSTGLSPKEKSYIICSCQTRSTRYLVLKNLASKAIEDRKIFTIYGYCNAARKALTERGWVEKIPPNRMNLSKIKNGTLSSKPEIHTELERLLLSSLVNKYTPTFIWHTKDEIADTSIDMTNKDCTIIENKLRTDALWTSKQGLCASMKRNYWFYIEDVSEVTGPRSYNTVDAGEIEDFAKDYKITACTSLLKWVVSMVANDRPVFVKAGKISLNIIVFALNRCKEYLFRKQNRDIDRNLNNTSPGQWNTFLKKYYRIIGKDDVFELDKENKLPLYLGYARFLLKEMYRYRPQLSCEGCYNIWIIKPAHNCRGRGIRMASKLAVITNLLNKANAKYVIQKYIEEPLLIYETKFDIRQYYLVTSTYPLVIWMYQDCYLKFSSQKYNLMDYHESIHLTNNAVQRKYTNCTQRHCDLPQNNMWDSDKYKKYLNKIGKDKVWDNVIYPGMRKSIIAIMLSCQDTLPVCKNRFELYGCDFILDKMYKPWLIEINSSPDLNHTTPVTAKICPAVISDIIKVVIDYPRNRNCSTGKFECIYRQPMTIPRYGPASDLYVRGYSLPDDYFYSGTIEHQKTIDDDSVDIEKSYNSEAILKKIKQYYDLDTIMVHPEEYGSGFLQMCENQSSSRVHSEQSEYQLSIAATIITTQLEELMDKIPSTSDIAKPKHLSISQAQSIKSETDVESIMKECISRIASIEIVSLLEDPPLKSNSLHGSSVDGERSLVKQSSHSLNSPHIGKIGKANLIAAPPLKVNENNDSALNVINKNREQSYFCKVRDDLTVKKSHTHETCKRNQHSCDFTSRADSIQELSLNHMQDAEQSNNINSTKIPPLECWHLNRGLRSKESLSQGSSNRFAQVCHEDEEKGELLDGIVRGITNTETLEHRPSYGFGQLRFGQLNHKEYNPPSTSLRHSDDNTREGIESTKYLNKRLTSSNYSSVSSKNIILEATAKLVDFISKKEKEYLCDWKQ
- the LOC142987244 gene encoding protein monoglycylase TTLL8-like isoform X3, which gives rise to MPGKKKKVHRRKSANKQTTRTTAKNEKKTTGEEDTNINSGVLLNETQELNKKRDSWDKGGVKRIYSPFNRFANNSTWVANQNKRATSMAYQSTYKSTGLSPKEKSYIICSCQTRSTRYLVLKNLASKAIEDRKIFTIYGYCNAARKALTERGWVEKIPPNRMNLSKIKNGTLSSKPEIHTELERLLLSSLVNKYTPTFIWHTKDEIADTSIDMTNKDCTIIENKLRTDALWTSKQGLCASMKRNYWFYIEDVSEVTGPRSYNTVDAGEIEDFAKDYKITACTSLLKWVVSMVANDRPVFVKAGKISLNIIVFALNRCKEYLFRKQNRDIDRNLNNTSPGQWNTFLKKYYRIIGKDDVFELDKENKLPLYLGYARFLLKEMYRYRPQLSCEGCYNIWIIKPAHNCRGRGIRMASKLAVITNLLNKANAKYVIQKYIEEPLLIYETKFDIRQYYLVTSTYPLVIWMYQDCYLKFSSQKYNLMDYHESIHLTNNAVQRKYTNCTQRHCDLPQNNMWDSDKYKKYLNKIGKDKVWDNVIYPGMRKSIIAIMLSCQDTLPVCKNRFELYGCDFILDKMYKPWLIEINSSPDLNHTTPVTAKICPAVISDIIKVVIDYPRNRNCSTGKFECIYRQPMTIPRYGPASDLYVRGYSLPDDYFYSGTIEHQKTIDDDSVDIEKSYNSEAILKKIKQYYDLDTIMVHPEEYGSGFLQMCENQSSSRVHSEQSEYQLSIAATIITTQLEELMDKIPSTSDIAKPKHLSISQAQSIKSETDVESIMKECISRIASIEIVSLLEDPPLKSNSLHGSSVDGERSLVKQSSHSLNSPHIGKIGKANLIAAPPLKVNENNDSALNVINKNREQSYFCKVRDDLTVKKSHTHETCKRNQHSCDFTSRADSIQELSLNHMQDAEQSNNINSTKIPPLECWHLNRGLRSKESLSQGSSNRFAQVCHEDEEKGELLDGIVRGITNTETLEHRPSYGFGQLRFGQLNHKEYNPPSTSLRHSDDNTREGQNNDMDVDQKVPWISVDMPQQLSDLFDL